In Solenopsis invicta isolate M01_SB chromosome 9, UNIL_Sinv_3.0, whole genome shotgun sequence, the sequence gcaatattttaacatttatttaacataatttaattattatacgtaGAAAAGTGTGTTAACATAAAAGAGttctttcttataaatataataataattatattctatttataatattaacatattaatagaatgctttattaaatttattcaacgcATCTTTAACAATCGAAagatattgatataattataaacaattgcAAACgtcataattgaaaaatataaatttgaaaaatatgtatatacatgtgtatatatatacataaatatataaacaactGCAAAACAAATGTTTAGTTTTTCTATGAAAAAGAAAGGGCAATAAGTTAAACCTTCTTTtgtttcttacaaaatttaCGCAAAGATATTCGTTTACCATCTGAACCACCAATTTCAAACCTATGTTTCAAACTCGACATCTGTTTCACTAGCTGCATCGTATACATTATATCTTTGTTTCTGTGCGGATTGAAACATTGgttttcttttctgtcttttCGCGTTTCTTGCACTTATTTTCGTGTTGTGTTTGCCATTTTTGAGATCTTCCTGAAAAAATCTGTCTTTGGATGTATCATGTACATTGTATCTTTGTTTCAATGTGAATCGAGACAGTTTCCACTTCTGCTTTTCCGTGTTTCTTTTCCTAGTCTTTCTTTTGCGTTTATCATTTTCGAAATCTTTTTCAGGAGAACTGTCTTTATGCCGTCTTGGTACCCATTTTTGTAAATCATTGTCCCAGTATTCGGAATCAGTAGAACTATTTTCATAGCGTTTTCGTACCCATTTTTGTAAAGCTTTGTCCCAATATTCAGTAATGCATCTCATTCCTGGAGGAATCGGACTTTTCTGCTTCCTAGGAACTTCAGGAAGTTTTATCTGCTCAAAAGATGTTGTTAATTCGAGTCGAGATCTTTTCCCGAGATATGTTTTAGTATATTGATCCCTGCACTGCCTATACGTCGGAGACTGCATAAAAGAATCTTCAAGTTGTTCCTGGCTCTCTTCTGACGTCCGTGATGAAATATGTATTTCCGCATTATCTTCATTATctgcaatttttaacaattgtatATATTTGAAGGATAAAATAAGAAAACGCTATATAGAATTTACATAGAATTAGAAATAAGAAGTTTATATagaattatgaatattttaatataaatggcaAAGTTTTGCAATCATCTATTAATATACACGTGCAGACGTgcagatatatgtatatagtagaTGAcagatgataaaaattaaaatgagcaATGTTTAAATTCAAATACTAATAAGACAAGCATCATtaagcaaatattaaaataaaatttgaaaaaaaattattaggtaattattgattaattgaCAGACAACCTcgataattatttctattaaaaattctattttaccCAAGATACACACGGATTATTATTTCATCTTCATTCGAATTTTCTGGTACTTCTATCGGTAGTAAATTCACCGGAAGTAATTTATCTTGCATTATATCATTCCTTTTTGAAGTTAGATTTAATCTTCTTCTAGAGAATTCTATAATCGGTGATTCGTGCAgatttgtattata encodes:
- the LOC105194027 gene encoding uncharacterized protein LOC105194027; its protein translation is MISNMSQTSNTSDQNKSDKRRKRATIATVYASTPIKQNAVSKQFHLSLSTISSSPSSSEAQHMRAFFNKDRLKQINKTLSKEKKGIHTKRITKDSDSEWRTKQKELTNKSLNEKRKRKLKNKRKTVKWKQVAQVEDTDNEWETRSEKSINELSTGSRGPILTDNECINLFDNPCTPEKTRDVPNMYNTNLHESPIIEFSRRRLNLTSKRNDIMQDKLLPVNLLPIEVPENSNEDEIIIHNEDNAEIHISSRTSEESQEQLEDSFMQSPTYRQCRDQYTKTYLGKRSRLELTTSFEQIKLPEVPRKQKSPIPPGMRCITEYWDKALQKWVRKRYENSSTDSEYWDNDLQKWVPRRHKDSSPEKDFENDKRKRKTRKRNTEKQKWKLSRFTLKQRYNVHDTSKDRFFQEDLKNGKHNTKISARNAKRQKRKPMFQSAQKQRYNVYDAASETDVEFET